In Methanosarcina siciliae T4/M, one genomic interval encodes:
- a CDS encoding PKD domain-containing protein, with the protein MEINRQLIYSLIFVAFLVTITGTALAPEVDMEQVGHLAGNVCGVAVSGNYVYVADYNNGLVIVDISNPYSPSIKGSYSTAGNSEGVSVSGNYACVADGYNGLVIVDIGNPSSPVITGSYDTAGYAYGVSVSGNYAYVADYNNGLVIVDVSNPSSPFLKGSCNSVGLARGVSVSGNYAYVAANNNRFAIVDISNPSSPTLNGSYDTAGNADGVSVSGNYAYVANGYNGLLIFDVGNPSSLIIEGNYDTAGYARGISVSGNYAYVTDWSNGLLIFDISNPSSPILEKSYDTAGGAQDVAVSGNYAYVADWNNGLVILKTNLEKPVLPIANFSTNVTSGYAPLCVQFLGSSLNTTGWNWDFGDGNTSNEQSPIHTYSVAGPYTVNLTTSNANGTNSKLATISLLTTTPVYYSGNGHYYDVISATGGITWGDANTTAQSLSYSVMNGHLVTITSQDENDFIVDKFGLSDYWLGGIQPAGSSEPAGGWQWVTGEPWVYTNWDYGGPSNSYWGGYSINLPNGYPEDALQFHGNSRWNDVPQECPVHGYIVEYEAVTNSIPELPLANFSTNLSKGYAPLTVQFNDSSLNVALWNWDFGDGNTSFEQSPMHTYSAAGTYTANLTVSNTNGTSSKTAIINVSALVQPIFPVANFTANVTKGYAPLSVQFNDSSLNATAWNWDFGDGVNSTQQSPIHTYFAVGKYTVKLTVSNTNGTDSKSATITVFPKHTENYTFVSKWGYYGGGDGQFNLPYSVAVDSSGGVYVDDYINRRIQKFDSEGTFLTKWGSYGSGDGQFDLPYGVAVDSSDNVYVGDMWNHRIQKFDSEGTFLTKWGSYGSDDGQLHNVCGVAVDSSGNVYAADTENNRIQKFDSEGTFLSEWGYLGSGNGQFDHPHSVAADPSGYVYVADTYNHRIQKFDNSGNFITRWGYYGSSDGQFSRPYGIAVDSLGNVYVADTNNHRIQKFDSNGTFLAGWGSYGSNDGQLIQPFGVTADSSGNVYVADTYNHRIQKFTNIPKQPPSANFSSNVTYGYVPLSVQFSDSSLNATAWNWDFGDGVNSTQQGPMHTYVAVGNYTVNLTVSNAIGNDSKLATITVLKKPVPVLPEANFSANVSEGYAPLSVQFTYLSKNVTQWNWNFGDGSSNVSDANPEHIFTSPGLFNVVLTASNGNGSDSKSMTINVTSKPVLPVANFSNNVTEGYAPLDVQFTDLSQNATEWSWDFGDGDNSTQQSPMHTYVTAGNYTVNLTVSNANGTDSKLATITAVMYSVPPLQSISNLQSSTGSTWINWTWTNPTDPDFNHTEIYLNGTFQTNTSAEYFNATGLQPETGYRLSTRTADINGNLNETWVNATATTGAESVTENFNVSISTDKPIYDREETVHITGKAQYIDGSPVVNAPALLNLKLKGYTQTYSLVTDSDGYISYYFNPGHSEAGNFTAKLSVKPNKLWISAETSFDMYGLYMIPSGIIEYEMSKNSSENITFSLRNYGETDLHGVTVQLDEDTISGVETRILQMPPETLVAGAEGSFKIKISSENVDVSQANYTVRITTDEGSSEEAKLFVYLVDASPAAIVSPTSIVVGLNPNNILVKTVDITNAGYKSMNDINISKPALDWVSVSSANLGNISPGMNKSFNVFFNPGNDTSVGVYQETITISSSNHPPVSINLVISVTSSEKGDLMFHVVNDIGQNIPGASVVIQNPAVLTEIFQGTADENGYYLFENISVGTYNYFIKASDHAPVSGSSTVSPGIQTLAEPVLSKNILGVKLTVTPIQIEDDYDIKLNLTFETDVPPPLLIPDPMYIKYGVNFSDPVYETDSYITISNPGLISIFNVTVDSSSLQGVNITFPTGNTFFVDELKPQSSITIPYHLKATNVACGGDEYRNSIRIGGNYLTFEPNSDITHEVYLSSEIPVFIYMYNCPVGSSVSSTIVDYFKYSYSTPRGSYSPITIEYIPKVVETVHERVKLYIPQKATLERDAFAASLELTNKLTDQNIESVSVNLKIKDKNGKNASGLFFVSLTALDGINSIDGNGVMSPSAVVSADWLLVPEKNAGGTTPLGEDYTVQAFINYTVNGVPFSTNSTEENITVMPQPLLNLTYTIPDTVKADKPFNLTLTVNNVGYGTAKNLKLDSGQPMIYENKAGLLVSFELIGSGLVDGPETDSLLIDFGDVAPRESKEAYWIMTSSLDGEFTEFKGSFSHSNALGGAETSLINDIKYIIIKELDTNPPSSITNLQSTSESTWINWTWNNPSDPDFSHTEIYLNGAFQTSTSAKFFNATGLEPETEYTISTRTVDVSGNINETWVNSTATTLAELVSDTEKPVIESVVLFPATTTAGSTINVTVDATDNIEVTEVTAGDVQLAKTDNIWQGSITAPSSIGDYSMLITAKDAAGNAVEITENYKVVAPTGSLGVGISPKVTTASTSGTTIDYTVNIKSIQNFDDIVSIDVIMGGLPASYQISSDWFEWNNQTVNVPANSTVSLPLKLTIPPGQAASRKAFKVRANSTLWITSAYDTGVIAIS; encoded by the coding sequence ATGGAAATAAATAGACAACTGATTTATTCACTTATATTTGTTGCTTTTCTGGTAACGATTACAGGGACAGCACTCGCTCCTGAAGTCGATATGGAGCAAGTTGGACATCTTGCCGGGAACGTTTGCGGCGTTGCAGTTTCAGGCAATTACGTCTATGTAGCCGATTATAATAATGGTCTTGTGATCGTTGATATCAGCAACCCCTATTCTCCAAGTATTAAAGGGAGTTACAGTACTGCCGGAAACTCTGAGGGTGTTTCAGTTTCAGGCAATTATGCTTGCGTAGCCGATGGTTATAATGGTCTTGTGATTGTTGACATCGGCAACCCATCTTCTCCAGTTATTACTGGGAGTTATGATACTGCTGGATATGCTTACGGTGTTTCGGTTTCCGGCAATTATGCCTATGTAGCCGATTATAATAATGGTCTTGTGATCGTTGACGTCAGCAATCCCTCTTCTCCATTTCTAAAAGGAAGCTGCAATTCTGTCGGATTGGCTAGAGGTGTTTCGGTTTCCGGCAATTACGCTTATGTAGCCGCTAATAATAATCGTTTTGCGATTGTTGATATAAGCAATCCCTCTTCTCCAACTCTCAACGGGAGTTATGATACTGCCGGAAATGCTGATGGTGTTTCAGTTTCAGGCAATTATGCTTATGTAGCCAATGGCTATAATGGTCTTTTAATTTTTGATGTAGGCAATCCATCTTCTTTAATTATCGAGGGAAATTATGATACTGCAGGATATGCTCGCGGCATTTCAGTTTCCGGTAATTATGCCTATGTGACTGATTGGAGTAACGGTCTTTTAATTTTTGATATAAGTAATCCCTCTTCTCCAATTCTCGAGAAAAGTTACGATACTGCCGGAGGTGCTCAAGATGTTGCAGTTTCCGGTAATTACGCCTACGTAGCCGATTGGAATAATGGTTTAGTTATTTTGAAAACGAACCTAGAAAAACCAGTACTTCCTATTGCAAACTTCAGTACTAACGTGACATCGGGTTATGCTCCCCTTTGTGTGCAATTTTTAGGCAGTTCCCTAAATACAACCGGGTGGAACTGGGACTTTGGAGATGGGAACACTTCAAATGAGCAGAGTCCAATACATACTTACTCTGTAGCAGGGCCATATACCGTTAACCTTACTACAAGCAATGCAAATGGTACTAACTCAAAACTTGCTACGATAAGTTTGTTAACTACTACTCCGGTTTACTATTCTGGAAATGGTCATTACTATGATGTGATCTCTGCGACAGGTGGCATTACTTGGGGAGATGCAAATACTACAGCTCAATCTTTATCTTACTCAGTTATGAATGGACATCTGGTTACAATCACTTCTCAGGATGAAAATGACTTTATTGTTGACAAATTTGGCTTATCAGACTATTGGTTAGGTGGCATCCAACCAGCTGGCAGCTCAGAACCTGCTGGCGGCTGGCAATGGGTAACTGGTGAACCGTGGGTTTATACCAATTGGGATTATGGTGGGCCCAGCAACTCATATTGGGGAGGCTACTCGATAAATCTCCCGAATGGTTATCCCGAAGATGCGCTTCAGTTTCATGGCAACAGTAGGTGGAATGATGTTCCACAAGAGTGTCCAGTACATGGCTATATTGTCGAATACGAGGCAGTAACTAATTCTATCCCTGAACTTCCTTTAGCGAATTTTAGTACTAATCTCAGTAAGGGTTATGCACCTCTTACAGTTCAGTTTAATGACAGTTCGTTAAATGTAGCTTTGTGGAACTGGGACTTTGGAGATGGAAATACTTCATTCGAGCAGAGTCCGATGCATACTTACTCTGCAGCAGGAACTTATACTGCCAATCTGACAGTAAGCAATACAAATGGAACTTCTTCAAAAACAGCTATTATAAATGTTTCTGCACTAGTACAGCCAATATTTCCTGTTGCAAATTTTACAGCCAATGTCACTAAAGGTTATGCTCCACTTTCTGTGCAGTTTAACGACAGTTCTCTAAATGCAACCGCATGGAACTGGGACTTTGGAGACGGAGTTAATTCAACGCAACAGAGCCCAATTCATACTTACTTTGCAGTAGGAAAATATACAGTTAAACTGACAGTAAGCAACACAAACGGTACAGATTCGAAATCAGCTACGATAACTGTTTTCCCTAAGCATACCGAAAATTATACTTTTGTTTCAAAATGGGGTTATTATGGCGGGGGCGACGGACAATTCAATCTTCCATATAGTGTTGCTGTAGATTCTTCTGGCGGTGTTTATGTTGATGATTATATCAATCGTCGAATTCAAAAATTTGACAGCGAAGGCACATTTCTAACAAAATGGGGCTCTTATGGCAGCGGTGACGGACAATTTGATCTTCCATATGGTGTTGCTGTAGATTCTTCAGATAACGTTTACGTTGGTGATATGTGGAATCACCGCATTCAGAAGTTTGACAGCGAAGGCACATTCCTAACTAAATGGGGCTCTTATGGCAGCGATGACGGACAACTTCATAATGTGTGTGGTGTTGCCGTAGATTCCTCAGGCAATGTTTATGCTGCAGATACGGAAAATAATCGCATTCAGAAATTTGACAGCGAAGGCACATTCCTTTCTGAATGGGGTTATTTGGGCAGCGGTAATGGGCAATTTGATCACCCACATAGTGTTGCTGCAGATCCTTCGGGTTATGTTTATGTTGCCGATACGTACAATCATCGCATCCAGAAGTTTGACAACAGCGGCAACTTCATTACCAGATGGGGTTATTATGGCAGTAGCGACGGACAATTTTCTCGTCCATATGGTATCGCTGTAGATTCTTTGGGTAATGTTTATGTTGCTGATACAAACAATCATCGCATCCAGAAGTTTGACAGCAACGGAACATTCCTTGCTGGATGGGGTTCTTATGGCAGCAATGACGGACAGTTAATTCAACCATTTGGTGTTACAGCAGATTCTTCGGGTAATGTATATGTTGCCGATACATACAATCATCGCATCCAGAAGTTTACTAATATCCCAAAACAACCTCCATCTGCAAACTTTAGCAGCAACGTTACATACGGTTATGTTCCCCTCTCTGTGCAGTTTTCGGACAGTTCTCTAAATGCAACCGCATGGAACTGGGACTTTGGAGACGGAGTTAATTCAACTCAGCAGGGCCCGATGCATACTTATGTTGCGGTAGGAAACTACACGGTTAACCTGACAGTAAGCAATGCAATCGGTAATGATTCGAAACTTGCTACAATAACTGTTCTGAAAAAACCTGTGCCGGTACTCCCTGAAGCGAACTTCAGTGCCAATGTCAGTGAAGGTTATGCTCCTCTTTCCGTGCAGTTTACATACCTATCGAAGAATGTAACACAATGGAACTGGAACTTCGGAGACGGCAGCAGCAATGTATCTGATGCAAACCCAGAGCACATATTTACATCCCCAGGACTGTTCAATGTTGTATTGACTGCAAGCAACGGTAATGGTTCAGACTCAAAGTCCATGACCATAAATGTGACTTCAAAGCCTGTACTTCCTGTAGCAAACTTCAGCAACAATGTCACTGAAGGTTATGCTCCACTGGATGTGCAGTTCACAGATCTGTCACAGAATGCAACCGAATGGAGCTGGGACTTTGGAGACGGAGATAATTCGACGCAGCAGAGCCCAATGCATACTTATGTTACAGCAGGAAACTACACGGTTAACCTGACAGTAAGCAATGCAAACGGTACTGATTCGAAACTTGCTACAATAACTGCGGTCATGTATAGCGTACCTCCTCTTCAATCAATCAGTAATCTTCAGTCATCGACCGGGTCCACCTGGATCAATTGGACATGGACTAACCCCACAGACCCGGATTTCAATCACACCGAAATTTACCTGAACGGTACCTTCCAGACCAACACCTCTGCTGAATACTTCAACGCTACAGGCCTCCAGCCTGAAACAGGTTATAGGCTCAGTACGAGAACGGCGGATATCAATGGTAACTTAAATGAAACGTGGGTTAATGCGACTGCGACAACCGGTGCAGAATCCGTTACTGAAAACTTCAACGTATCTATCTCAACTGACAAACCTATTTATGACAGAGAGGAGACTGTACATATCACAGGCAAGGCTCAATATATTGATGGAAGCCCTGTTGTAAACGCACCGGCGCTCCTGAATCTAAAGTTAAAAGGTTATACGCAAACTTACAGTCTGGTAACAGATTCCGATGGATATATCTCATATTATTTCAACCCTGGGCATAGTGAAGCCGGAAATTTCACTGCCAAACTTAGCGTAAAACCCAATAAACTCTGGATAAGCGCAGAGACTTCTTTTGACATGTATGGGCTTTACATGATCCCTTCAGGCATCATAGAGTATGAGATGTCTAAAAATTCATCCGAAAATATCACGTTTTCACTAAGAAATTATGGAGAAACAGATCTGCATGGTGTAACTGTACAGCTTGACGAGGACACAATATCTGGCGTGGAAACTCGAATATTACAGATGCCTCCTGAAACCCTTGTTGCTGGTGCTGAAGGGTCATTCAAGATTAAAATCAGTTCTGAAAATGTGGATGTCTCTCAGGCAAATTATACAGTCAGAATTACTACCGATGAAGGCAGTTCTGAAGAAGCTAAACTATTTGTTTATCTTGTAGATGCCAGCCCTGCTGCCATTGTCAGTCCAACATCGATAGTAGTCGGATTGAATCCGAATAATATTCTGGTAAAAACAGTCGACATCACCAACGCCGGATACAAATCAATGAATGATATTAACATTTCGAAACCAGCTCTTGATTGGGTTTCTGTAAGCTCTGCAAACCTTGGGAATATTTCTCCAGGCATGAATAAATCTTTCAACGTTTTCTTCAATCCAGGCAACGACACTTCTGTAGGAGTATATCAGGAAACAATTACCATCTCAAGCAGTAACCATCCGCCTGTAAGCATAAACCTGGTAATCTCAGTCACTTCTTCCGAAAAGGGTGACCTGATGTTCCATGTTGTAAATGATATTGGACAGAATATCCCCGGAGCTTCGGTTGTAATCCAGAATCCGGCTGTCCTTACGGAGATATTCCAGGGGACTGCAGACGAAAACGGATATTACCTTTTCGAAAATATTTCCGTCGGCACGTATAATTATTTTATAAAGGCGTCTGACCATGCACCCGTAAGTGGCTCCTCAACTGTTTCCCCTGGAATACAGACCCTTGCGGAACCTGTGCTCTCCAAGAATATTCTTGGTGTAAAGCTTACCGTAACTCCAATACAGATAGAAGACGATTATGATATCAAACTAAATCTTACTTTCGAAACCGATGTACCGCCACCTCTGTTGATTCCTGACCCGATGTACATTAAATACGGAGTCAATTTCTCAGATCCGGTATATGAAACCGACAGCTATATAACGATTTCAAATCCGGGGCTTATTTCGATCTTCAATGTAACGGTGGATTCGTCCTCTCTACAGGGGGTAAACATAACTTTCCCAACCGGGAACACATTCTTTGTCGACGAACTCAAGCCCCAGAGTTCTATCACAATCCCCTATCATCTAAAAGCTACCAATGTTGCATGCGGCGGTGACGAATATCGGAACAGCATCAGAATTGGTGGCAACTATCTGACCTTTGAGCCAAACAGTGACATAACACATGAAGTTTACCTCTCGTCGGAGATTCCTGTTTTTATCTATATGTATAACTGTCCGGTTGGCTCTTCGGTCAGCAGTACAATAGTAGATTATTTCAAATACAGCTATAGTACCCCCAGAGGAAGCTATTCACCTATTACTATAGAATATATTCCTAAAGTGGTAGAAACAGTTCATGAGAGGGTCAAGTTATATATTCCGCAGAAAGCCACTCTCGAAAGAGATGCGTTTGCCGCCAGCCTTGAACTAACAAATAAATTAACTGACCAGAACATCGAAAGTGTAAGTGTAAACCTCAAGATAAAGGACAAAAATGGAAAAAATGCCTCCGGTCTATTCTTTGTTAGCCTGACGGCTTTAGACGGCATCAATTCTATCGACGGCAACGGAGTTATGAGTCCTTCAGCAGTTGTAAGTGCAGACTGGCTGTTAGTACCCGAGAAAAATGCAGGGGGCACTACTCCCTTAGGCGAGGATTACACAGTTCAGGCATTCATAAACTATACCGTAAATGGTGTGCCTTTCAGCACAAACAGTACGGAAGAAAACATCACTGTGATGCCTCAACCGTTACTGAACCTGACCTACACAATCCCTGATACAGTAAAAGCAGACAAGCCTTTCAACCTAACTTTGACTGTCAACAATGTGGGTTATGGCACTGCAAAGAACCTTAAACTTGATAGCGGTCAGCCCATGATATATGAAAATAAAGCAGGGTTGTTAGTATCCTTTGAACTCATTGGCAGTGGACTTGTGGACGGACCTGAAACCGATTCATTGCTGATAGACTTTGGAGACGTGGCACCCAGAGAAAGCAAAGAAGCTTACTGGATAATGACATCAAGCCTTGATGGAGAATTTACTGAGTTTAAAGGGTCTTTCAGTCACAGTAATGCTCTTGGAGGAGCTGAGACCTCTTTAATTAATGATATAAAATATATCATTATCAAGGAATTGGATACCAATCCTCCATCTTCAATTACCAATCTCCAATCCACTTCCGAATCCACCTGGATCAACTGGACCTGGAATAACCCCTCCGACCCCGACTTCTCCCACACCGAAATCTACCTCAACGGTGCCTTCCAGACCAGCACCTCCGCCAAATTCTTCAACGCCACCGGCCTCGAACCCGAAACAGAATACACCATAAGTACGCGCACGGTGGATGTTTCTGGAAACATAAATGAAACATGGGTAAATTCAACCGCGACGACTTTGGCAGAGTTGGTATCTGATACTGAAAAACCTGTAATCGAGTCGGTAGTTCTGTTCCCGGCCACCACAACCGCTGGTTCTACGATAAACGTTACTGTGGATGCCACTGATAACATTGAAGTTACCGAAGTAACCGCAGGCGATGTCCAGCTTGCAAAAACAGACAACATCTGGCAGGGCAGCATAACCGCTCCTTCTTCAATCGGCGATTATTCCATGCTGATAACAGCAAAAGACGCTGCCGGCAACGCAGTTGAAATTACTGAAAACTACAAAGTTGTAGCTCCAACAGGCAGCCTTGGTGTGGGTATTTCTCCAAAGGTTACAACCGCATCAACATCGGGAACAACGATTGATTACACTGTGAATATCAAGAGCATACAGAATTTTGATGACATAGTTAGTATTGACGTAATCATGGGCGGCCTGCCTGCCAGTTATCAGATATCATCAGATTGGTTTGAGTGGAATAATCAGACAGTAAATGTCCCGGCAAATAGTACGGTAAGTTTGCCCCTAAAACTGACGATTCCACCCGGACAGGCGGCATCCAGGAAAGCTTTCAAAGTAAGAGCAAATTCAACGCTCTGGATCACAAGTGCGTATGATACTGGAGTGATAGCGATTTCATAA